The following coding sequences lie in one Miscanthus floridulus cultivar M001 chromosome 9, ASM1932011v1, whole genome shotgun sequence genomic window:
- the LOC136480745 gene encoding RING-H2 finger protein ATL79-like: MPALATTGGRQHLVVLHAAPPSAGNWQQQLLPRQDSGLSPGQKIDKELAQPSALAPPAPAPTPAVALERTYRSAGGWAEQTCSVCLSELADGDIVRVLIACRHCFHTACVEPWLHERDTCALCRAPTTTKGWL, from the exons ATGCCTGCACTGGCCACCACAGGAGGACGTCAGCATCTGGTGGTCCTCCACGCTGCCCCGCCCTCAGCGGGCAActggcagcagcagctgctgccgaGGCAGGATTCCGGCCTCTCGCCGGGCCAGAAAATAG ACAAAGAGTTGGCGCAGCCATCGGCGCTGGCACCGCCGGCACCGGCACCAACGCCAGCGGTTGCGCTGGAGCGCACGTACCGGTCTGCGGGCGGGTGGGCTGAGCAGACGTGTTCAGTGTGCTTGTCGGAGCTGGCCGACGGCGACATTGTGAGGGTGCTGATCGCGTGCAGACATTGCTTCCACACTGCCTGCGTCGAGCCATGGCTGCACGAGCGCGACACCTGCGCGCTCTGCCGCGCTCCCACAACTACCAAAGGCTGGCTGTAG
- the LOC136482795 gene encoding uncharacterized protein, whose protein sequence is MATASGSSASHGFPKRLRPGLPLIPCGKCRDEMKIVMEYRVKKEGPNKDRIFYKCPDRNWDGSGRCSGFYWEEEYVELVQKYLAQQADTAANEAVIQPKKPKDVAQSGDLSVLVEIGREILVLLKYEPSLDV, encoded by the exons atggcaactgcttccgggtcctcggcctctcatgggtttccaaagcgacttaggccgggccttcctctcattccatgcggcaagtgtcgtgatgagatgaagattgtgatggagtaccgagtgaagaaggagggtcccaacaaggatcgtatcttctacaagtgtccggatcgcaat tgggatggcagtggacgatgttcaggcttctactgggaggaagagtatgttgaactcgtgcaaaaatatcttgcacaacaggcagatacggcggctaatgaggcagtgatccagccgaagaagcccaaagatgttgcacaatcgggggatctgtctgttttagttgagattggtcgcgaaatccttgtgctcctgaaat atgagccgtcattggatgtataa